The following nucleotide sequence is from Bacteroidota bacterium.
CACGGTGTTCCTGACGCTCGTCGTATTGTTCATTTGGGGTGGCGAAGTCCTTCGCGGGTTCGCATTCACGATGCTCATCGGTGTGATCACCGGCACGTATTCGTCGATCTTCGTTGCATCGGCGATCGCGTATGACTGGATCCATCGCAATCGTGAACTCAAGGCCGAAGGGGCAAGTGTCCGAACGGCCCAGAAGCAAGTAGCAACGACGGTTTCCTAATTCGGTACGTCATGAACTCTACGTTCACCAGAACCGGCGATACGCTCTCGGTCGGCCTTTCGGGCGACTTGACGGGCGGCGCCGAAGCGATGCGGTTCGCGAAGCTGATCCGCGACGAGATCGCCGCTGCCGGCGGTGTCACGAGTGTCGTGATCGGGATGAAGGATGTTGGGTTCGTCGACAGTTCCGGTCTCGGGATGCTGCTTGGCGCACGCGAGGCTGCCGAAGCCGTCGGTGCGAAGCTGACGCTCGAATCGCCGAATGCGCAGTTCCTGCATTTGCTCGAGCTCACGAAGCTCAGCGAGGTGCTTGGGGTTCGCAAATAGGGTTTATCTCTCGTAACCATTTCGCTTAACGCACACGGGCAATGCCTGTTACTATCGTGCTTGGCTCCCAGTGGGGAGATGAAGGAAAAGGAAAGATCGTCGATCGACTCGCCGCCGAGTCCGACTACGTAGCCAGATACCAAGGTGGCGCCAACGCCGGACATACGATCATCCTCCCGGACGGTTCGAAGTTCGTACTCCACCTTATCCCGAGCGGCATCTTTCACCCATCCGCGTTGTGTGTCATCGGCAACGGCGTCGTGATCGACCCGGTCGCGCTGCGTGAAGAGATCAAGATGCTCGAAGCGACCGGAGTACAGGTCGCCGGACGGCTGTTCATCTCGCACAATGCCCACCTTATCATGCCGTATCATAAGATGCTCGATAAGGCGATGGAGGCACGGCTTTCGAAGATCGATTCGTCTAAAGCCGTCGGGACGACCGGCCGAGGGATTGGACCTGCCTACGA
It contains:
- a CDS encoding STAS domain-containing protein, with the translated sequence MNSTFTRTGDTLSVGLSGDLTGGAEAMRFAKLIRDEIAAAGGVTSVVIGMKDVGFVDSSGLGMLLGAREAAEAVGAKLTLESPNAQFLHLLELTKLSEVLGVRK